Part of the Desulfomicrobium macestii genome is shown below.
AGGATGAGGCCGTAGATGCCGATCATCAGCAGCATGTAGGCCAGGGTTGGGTTGGTGATGATGGCCAGCAGCTCGGTGCGCCAGTCCGTCTCGATCTCGACCACCGTCAGGCCAGCCGTATCGAGGGTGCGCGTGCCGTCTGCCATGCGCACCTCGCGCCCATTCATGGCTTCAAGAAGTTCGGGCAGGTCCGCGGCTATCAAATCGATGACGCCCTGCTCCAGCGCCTCGGACGAGGTCAGGCTGACGGCTGCCCGCACCGCGCGCTCGGCCCATTCGGCATTGCGTCCATGCCGCTCGGCCAAGCCCTTGATGTAGGCCACTGCGTCGTTGACGACCTTGCGGCCCATGGCGTCGTCCGGCAGGTTTTCGGGTTCCTCCGTGGCGTTCGAGCCCTCTGTGCCGTTCTTGTCCGCGCTCTTTCTCAAGGCATCCCTTGCGCGCTCCCAGGCCGATGGCGACTTGTCGGAATCACCGCCCCCGATCTGAACCGGTGTGGCCGAGCCGAGGTTGGTGGCCGGGGCCATGGCCGCGATGTGACTGGCGTACATGATATATGTTCCCGCGCTGGCCGCACGGGACCCTGACGGCGCGACCCAGGTCGCCACCGGCACCTCGGAGGCCAGGATCTTGCGGATGATGTCTCGCATGGAAGCGTCGAGCCCGCCGGGAGTGTTGAGACGCACCACGATCACCTCCGCGCCGTCCCGCTCCGCACGGGTTATGTTGCGCACGATGTGATCGCGGGTGGCGGGTCCGATGGCGTCGTCGATGGTCAGGACATAGGCTTTCCTTTGCCCCGTATCCGCCCACGGCGACATGACAGACCCTGCCAGCGCAAGAAGAATGATCCCCGCCAGCAAGGCGCCTGATCGCAAGAGATATGGGTGTATATAATTGCGCATGGTTTACTGATAAGGCTATTTCGACTTGGATTCAAGGCTGAAGGTATTTTTTCGGACGTCTGCGAAGCCCGTCACGCGGCGCTTTGAGATTCAGGCGTTTTGTACTAGCGAATTCAGGGCAACCGACAATCATAATGAGGAGCAGCATGGGCAACCCGAAAACCGAGACAATCCGCCTGGCCGAAACCTACGCCGCCAAGGGCGACCCCGATGGCTGGTTCGAGGAGTTCTATGACCGGGCAGGTGGCGACATCAACCGAGTGTACTGGGCAGATCTGGAACCCAATCCCCTGCTCCTCGACTGGGTCGACGCGCATCCCGTTCCGGCAGGCAGGCGGGCCGTGGTGGTCGGGTGCGGGCTGGGCGACGACGCGGAGGCGCTGCGGGAGCGCGGCTACTCGGTCGTGGGCTTCGACATCTCCCCTTCGGCCATCGACATGTGCCGCAGGCGCTACCCAGGCAGTTCCGTGGAGTACGTCACGGCCGACCTGTTCGACCATCCGGCTTCGTGGCGGCGCGGCTTCGACCTTGTCTACGAGTGCAACACCATCCAGATCCTCACGGGAGCCAACCGGGTCAGGGCGCTCAGCGCCATCGCCGAACTGGTCGCACCCGGCGGCGAGGTCGTCGTCTCATGCCGCAGCCGCGCAATTGACGACC
Proteins encoded:
- a CDS encoding class I SAM-dependent methyltransferase; this encodes MGNPKTETIRLAETYAAKGDPDGWFEEFYDRAGGDINRVYWADLEPNPLLLDWVDAHPVPAGRRAVVVGCGLGDDAEALRERGYSVVGFDISPSAIDMCRRRYPGSSVEYVTADLFDHPASWRRGFDLVYECNTIQILTGANRVRALSAIAELVAPGGEVVVSCRSRAIDDHSQTFPIALDRHEIDGFVRAGLTETHFLAYDDHQDPPVPHFFAVYRRLV
- a CDS encoding NfeD family protein — its product is MRNYIHPYLLRSGALLAGIILLALAGSVMSPWADTGQRKAYVLTIDDAIGPATRDHIVRNITRAERDGAEVIVVRLNTPGGLDASMRDIIRKILASEVPVATWVAPSGSRAASAGTYIMYASHIAAMAPATNLGSATPVQIGGGDSDKSPSAWERARDALRKSADKNGTEGSNATEEPENLPDDAMGRKVVNDAVAYIKGLAERHGRNAEWAERAVRAAVSLTSSEALEQGVIDLIAADLPELLEAMNGREVRMADGTRTLDTAGLTVVEIETDWRTELLAIITNPTLAYMLLMIGIYGLILEGYNPGAMVPGVIGGICLLLALYAFQILPVNYAGLALILLGLALIGVELFIPAFGILGIGGIVAVVFGSVILFEGDIPEFRINTGVIAGMGAGSALVFGGIVWVAARTLRKPRLSSREAMVGLEAEAIQDFIDGFGRVHLQGENWSARSGHPIRQGDKVRIVAMEDEGLVLSVTPAPTGNGNQ